The Plasmodium yoelii strain 17X genome assembly, chromosome: 8 DNA window GTTTGCTTTTTCTCTATCATTCATGTTTTTAATATCTTTTTCTGTTTCCTCaatgaatatatttccaTCTTTCatgctttttattttttccactttttgaattttttttttttgtttatcatCATCCTCctcttcttcattttcatcacTTTTGCAAAtttcatcaaatatattCACTTTTGGttcctttttattttctttacttttttcattttttcttatttttatactacattttattttctccATCTTCATATAGCTATTTATCTCAAAACTGTTAGTACTATATTTTCCCAGCccttatatgtatatatatatatatatatatatatatatatatatatgtgtgtgtataacaatagaaaaataaaaaaaaaaattaaatagtaattacattatttattattctacaaataaatataacagTTTAGTGACCAAATATTGTTATAGAACATATATACGACAATTTTATTCacgaatttaaaaatatattattgtaaaataattgttagtttcattttatattggAAAGggaataaatattatacacaAACTTCAAAATGGAGTCCAAATTTGTGTATTCTTCGTTtaactatatatacatacatatacatatatatacatacatacatatggATACAGaattttcccttttttttttctcattataaataattactCCATACAATAATTATGCTCTCTTGGAGATGCATAAATTCATAaccttaaaaaaataaaataaattgtaaaattgttaaaaaaaatatgaccaAATAGCTATTTagtcataaaaaaaaaaaaaaaaaaaaaaaaagcgaaaatgtcatatatttatatgcagtactaaatttatgtatagtTGGCGCCTCGTTTCGTTTTTAGTATTACCCTTGAATTTTGACTCTCTTTTTCATTTACATTTTTGGTATCATGTTAttctatatatacatttaagtAAAGATTTAACAAAAtcgaataaatataataaaatatataaatagaatATGGAAAAGCACAGTAATATTAACTGTTAATACAAAAGATAGaacatcatatatattatatatcataaaaaaagcaacataaatatatttataaaattttaacctatttacaataaaaaaataaaataatgttgaCTATTAAAAAaggtgataataataattatttatatttttttattgattttttttgtataatgtTAAGTTAAAGTATTATACATAAGAGAAATACATTATTATGTGTTTGTCACTCTATAAAGAGATAAGGAAAATGACggcaatatatatgtacacattaacttatattttttaataattttttattttattttcataaatttataaatatatatttaataattttccaTTATATTGTAAAGTTtatgcaatatatattttttatttatttaaaatttgtttggctttgtatatttttttttttttttttttttttttgtttcatgTTACCCATATATGCTAATTCTTTATATTgtgataaaatattatgatgaTAAGAAATCAGTgtctaaaaaaaattaagaccAATTATGCATTACGAATttgtttgaaaaatataaaaagatatTCCACAACAAAAGAGAAGAGTTACATTGATGTGCAACCAAATGATGTTAGTTTTATAGACATAAAGAGTATTAAAAACAAAGAagctttaaaaaaattttatttattttacaacaaaaaaaagttaaGCGATATATATagtgattatatttttttaataaatagccaatttaaaaatacatgTGATGAAAATGAAGTAAAGGAATGTACAGCCATTTTGAAATATGTAGCAAATTCTATAACATTGATACAATTTATTAGCtcaaagaaaaattatttaaatagtgGAAATAGTAATGGGTTTTCTAGATATAATGAAACACAACCATATTATATACACAATATTGAAaagacaaataaatataaagaagaacatatgataaaaatagatGAAAAGAATAACTTGAATTctaactattttttttcaaataatctatataaatttatttcaaaattaaaaaaatatgatatatggAATTATAAGgaaaaatgtattaacaaACGATATATGAATTATCATATGTTATTCCCAATAGTATAtcaagatttaaaaaaatatgaacaaactgataatttacataatgataaaaatatttatctcttagattgtaatatattttcatattatataagtaaaaaaaacaaaaatgaatttatagATATCATTAAAAAggttaattataatttattaaccCCACATGAcatcaaaaatattttgatattgtTATCTATATTacatcataataatatatctctttcaaataataaagaaaatatcataaaaaataacaatcaCAATAATAATGGAATGAATgtgatatataaaaataaagaatatataaataaaaagatatTTATTGACATAtttaacaatatatataataaatatattttttcaaaagttaataaaatatcattttattatttatatgattatattttattgatgTGTATAAATGAAGTAAAAAATGGAGAGGCATACACAAATATTGTAAATGTATTATCGAATTATATGAatctaataaataaaataagtaacAAAACTCAAGGCGAAACTAGCGTAACAAACATCTTAGGGAATGATAATGACATTATATCTTATAAAGATGAAAAACATTTTACAAATTATACTGATTCAACTagtgaaataaatgaaaattctaatgatatatttactgaaataaatttatcgAATGAAGAAACTGATTGCAATTATCCTATATTAAACAAagaacattatatatatataaaaaaaaatttggtaaaaataaaaaaaaaaataataaataagctacttttattatatattacaaaatatgtatataatcatatagataacaatttattatatagtCATTCAGATTTAATATGTGAAAATTTAGAATTAATTCCTCATTATATGATaactaattttatatttactattggaacatgtaaatatattgatGAATTTTGCATGTTTATGTTAGCTAAATAtgtacaaaataatataaatttatataatcccAATGAAATTGTTATAATAGTAAATACATATGCAGATGCTGCATTAGAAGatgttaatttttatgagACAATTTGTAACTACATAAAATCTAATcttaaaaaattttcatcttttgatattattaaaacattACATGCATTTTCTAAAGTAAGAATACGAGACGAAGAATTAATTAAAGaatcttataaaaaaattaataattatttggATAATCGagaaaaacaatataatgtAGATAAAACATTGAAATATATGACTGAAAAAGAATCTATATCTACATCACATTGTAAAATGTCTCAATTtgataataacaaaataaacaaaagaaaaaattatattttaaataaatatttatgtgCTTATGCATTAATTGCAGCAGGAAAATTAGATTATTTTAACCAACTtgacaaattatttattcaCTTGAAAGAAAGTATACAAAATGAAGGTATTGATATAAGAGGAATATTATGGATGCCAATTGCTATTACAAGTTTTTTATgtattgaaaatatattttattttattcctatatatatagatttaatttataatgcttttaaaaaaacacaatcacccaaattattatcattacttATTAGAAGACATAGTATATTATTACACACAATCGAAACTGATATTattccaaaaaaatatttttcaaaagatactataaataaattatgttttatttgtaaAAGTAAAAAAGATAATTCAAAAGAAAAGGTGTTTGTTCCAGATAGTTCAACTTTTCATATTGAAGTTTCAAATGCTTTATTATCATTAGATATACCTCATAAAAAAGaagttaatatatatccatttaccattgatatttttattaacacaCCCCAATATTTtgacaaaaataaaacaaaagaaatatatgaacaaaCGGAGAGTGTTCATAATActtttaacaaaattaattcaataaaaaaatctAATAAATTAGTATATGATGATGATACAAATTTTGAGCACacatttgaaaataaaaaagctaaaaataaaaacaaaaacaaaaatgaaGTATATACGGATGTTCCATTTGTGTAAGACAAACTTACATGCAAAATTGTTTGTCTATACAAcaacaaaaaattatgtaccttgtgaataattaaaaaaaaaaaaaaaaaaaattaatagctAGCTGTTAACTAGCAAATTATCATTCATTTTATGTTTAAAATGCAAATTTTCAATTCCTTTTTAATTGTTCAATATTATGAATTAACATTGACCGGCATCATTATCCCAGTATTCTCTCACAATACCCTATTCActaattaattaattttccATATTTGTTCTATAATTCGTTTAgcattcatatttttattttatttattactttttttttttttttttttattaatttagcTAGCTCTTTTTAATATTGGCTAGTTCTTTTAATGTTAGCTTTGCATGCTCAACTATTAATATTAGCCCTAAAAATATTTACCTTctatttatcatattaaaaattttgattattattgATGTGTCATTTTTAAATGAGCCCATTGAACATATCACatgatatttaaatttaCTTGTGTATcgaaaaaatagtaaaaatggGAATTCTGATAAATTAATTACATTTCCAAATTGcacacaaaataaaatatagctCATCATAAGTCTTTCaaataacaattatataaGATAGGAAAATCGGTGGAAATTTTTATACAAGTTTGTATGATTTCATTTGATGAGCtaattaatttatcaaaacttaaatattcataattCAAGTTATATTTTAATCCTTCTGTTTTAATTTTACATTTGTTTCCAATAGGTAATAATGCACATGTTTTTTCAAAAACATTTGggttaatatttattatatgtttaccctcttttaataaaaataaaaaattattttcacctattaaatatatattattttttaatgtttttttatataaggATGAAATATTAGCACAAGTTTGGTCAAATCGATTTCCTGTAGCTcctaatataaatattttatcattttttttaacataatgttttattttatcaataCATTTATCCAAATCAGTATTATTTTGATCAGtacatttttcaaataaaacattattttttttataaaaattataaacatttatatttatactatCAAAATCTCCACAAATTAAATCTGGTAATATTTTAGGATaatgtttaaattttttttttttttttcctactTGAGATACATCATTTTCAAATTCTTGATCTCTTTCAATTgtcttattaaataaatttgataattttgtttctgtttcatttttttttatattttcacaatttaaatattcatttttatcgttatttatattttcaagtTTGTCTATATCtttgtataaattatataaccGGTTGGCACCCCCATCAGCGCATATTAATATATCTGATTTGTTAAGAATTTTCGAGGAATTTTTACATAaaacattatttaaaatgaTCGTTATAAATTTACCATTATCATTAGTATTCTCACTACATGCATATTTTCTTTTGAATATTTGGCTTGATTGATCTTcataatttgataaaaaatattccatAAAATCAAAATcatgaataaaatattcatcTTTTCCTCCTATATCATTACAATAATTTTTACTAAAACGGGGGGGTGTCATATAAACTTTTTCATTTAAGATTAAGTTATTCTTATTTCCAACTCCAACCAGATTTCTCCTATCCTTAACAAAAGCGtgttttaacaaatttaaataatttttcttcatttggGAGATATGCAATTTGAGAggaatatttttgttataaaaagaaataatacatataaagtcgtaaatataatgattatttacatttccttttatttatgtatattatatttatgataattcaagttatagtaaatataaaacattgtattttttttttttttggggggGAGGGATAAATATATAGCTATATGAAATGTCCCAATTTATTATGTCgtgttcatatattttttcccctTTAGTTTTacaaattgttttatttaagaaattataaaataagtagCATGAGTTTTGTGATATCTTAAACTAAGAAACATCTTCAAtatcttttttaaattaacaaGGATAAACATTCTAGATCCATATTTGTTTATAAGCTTATGATAGAAACTATGACAATGTGTAGAACAGCAAAAAAAAcagtaatatatttatatgaacaatatatatatatatacatacaatttttattggaacaatttttattcatgGTATTTAGATATAAGAAAGgtgttttaaattttatacaaaCGTTTATTTCAAGTGATTAACACCATATGTATAGATGAAAGTtggtttcttttttttattactatttgtGCGAAttgatatgtatatatttatatatttatttatatatatatatgtgtgtgtgtgtgtgcaTATAAACTGCTATAGCAACATTACATAAAAAAGAGACCCTTATAACTacttaaattaaatatatataaaacaatgaATCGTGAATGATAAgtttaaatattcatattatgtgtatatgtatattgaGAATGGTTGTGtgtatgtttttattttatttcttaaatATTCTTAACATTGTTTAAAACTTGTGTTATTTTAaagtaaaattatttatgataaaataaaaaattatatatatatttttatcattttttttttatcatttttttttatcatttttttttatcatttttttttatcatttttttatcgttttttatcatttttttatcgTTTTTTAATAGTATAAT harbors:
- a CDS encoding heptatricopeptide repeat-containing protein, putative gives rise to the protein MMIRNQCLKKIKTNYALRICLKNIKRYSTTKEKSYIDVQPNDVSFIDIKSIKNKEALKKFYLFYNKKKLSDIYSDYIFLINSQFKNTCDENEVKECTAILKYVANSITLIQFISSKKNYLNSGNSNGFSRYNETQPYYIHNIEKTNKYKEEHMIKIDEKNNLNSNYFFSNNLYKFISKLKKYDIWNYKEKCINKRYMNYHMLFPIVYQDLKKYEQTDNLHNDKNIYLLDCNIFSYYISKKNKNEFIDIIKKVNYNLLTPHDIKNILILLSILHHNNISLSNNKENIIKNNNHNNNGMNVIYKNKEYINKKIFIDIFNNIYNKYIFSKVNKISFYYLYDYILLMCINEVKNGEAYTNIVNVLSNYMNLINKISNKTQGETSVTNILGNDNDIISYKDEKHFTNYTDSTSEINENSNDIFTEINLSNEETDCNYPILNKEHYIYIKKNLVKIKKKIINKLLLLYITKYVYNHIDNNLLYSHSDLICENLELIPHYMITNFIFTIGTCKYIDEFCMFMLAKYVQNNINLYNPNEIVIIVNTYADAALEDVNFYETICNYIKSNLKKFSSFDIIKTLHAFSKVRIRDEELIKESYKKINNYLDNREKQYNVDKTLKYMTEKESISTSHCKMSQFDNNKINKRKNYILNKYLCAYALIAAGKLDYFNQLDKLFIHLKESIQNEGIDIRGILWMPIAITSFLCIENIFYFIPIYIDLIYNAFKKTQSPKLLSLLIRRHSILLHTIETDIIPKKYFSKDTINKLCFICKSKKDNSKEKVFVPDSSTFHIEVSNALLSLDIPHKKEVNIYPFTIDIFINTPQYFDKNKTKEIYEQTESVHNTFNKINSIKKSNKLVYDDDTNFEHTFENKKAKNKNKNKNEVYTDVPFV